AGAGTTAGGAGCAACAGTGCTTACGTTTTATGATCCAcctataaaaaaaaggtgtGGGCCAGGTAAACAGGTGATGGTGTTAAGAGAATCGATCGCCGCTCTTCGCGGGAAAGAGGCTCGAACTCTTCCACCTTCCACACACTTTCTCCGGAGAATTCCCGGCCTTGGCGGCTTACCATCGCTGAGAACCTTGAGTGCTGGTCAGtcggcttttggctttcgcAAGGTGCAGTCGCGTCGTGATCGCATCCTCCAGAtactatatacacatatatatatacacacacacacacaataccAGAGATACCGAGGATCGTtctaatttaaacaaaaaccttTGTGAGTGAGTGGCTTTTCCTACCTGTTTTCGCTGGACTTTGCATATTGGACTCTAGTTAAAAGTGGGTTTCCGAATCGATACCAATTCTCCTGGCTGCCAGCACACAGTTAGGCGGTATGCAAACATACCGTTAAGATCTGAAGATCTTACGATCTCGAGATcccaaagaaagaaaagagaCGGGTATGGGGATAGCCGAGAAACCGAGAAGTCGCTTAACTTGTTCGTGCGACAAGCCTAAGGCGAAGAATTCCTCCAACTCTTCGAGACATCGACATCGTGGTCTTCTACGTTTCTTCGCGTGTCTTCATTTCTCCAGTCGGGACTTTTATGGAAGTGCTAAAAACGaaagaaaccaaacaaaagaGACCCGAATCGCTTTGCAAATTGACAAATCAACTACGATAGTTACGGTTTACAGTGTACGCTTTACAGTTAAGCCAAGCGGTTCTATTTGTTATGAAAGaaatcttttctttttcttttcgccTGGCGTGAAATTCAAATTCGTATACGCATACGCATTTGGCCAACTGGAATGCCAAGTGATTCGATTCCCAACCCATATCATGCCAGTGCCAAGAACCAAAGAACCGAAGAGCCAAAGAATCGAAGAATCAAATAACTGAGGAAACGAACTCGACCGAAAGAGAGAAGAACGATCGGTGTTAATGCCGTCGCGCCTTATGCATCTGAcctagtttttggttttggttttggtgcCGGACTTGGTATTCATGGTGGCGTAGGCGTGGCGATACCGCTGGTATTGGTGGAATTCGTGGATTTGGACTGACAGAATGGGGCAGGAATGTGTTACCCAGAGGAGAAACGACTCACTTGACCCAAAATACGTGCTAGCACTTTCTATCCCTATCAGCTGGccaaataaacataataatattttcattttttttttctccgttTCTGCTCGAGCCGTTGAGAAATTTCCGGTTTGTAGAAAGCTTTTGTTTAGTCCGCACGTGATTGGGGAagtccgattccgattcggattccgCATCCCATTCCGATTCAGTTTCTGTAAGTCAAGTAACTCAAAGTGCACTTTCGCTGGAACATCCGAGATCTCTATCGGCCAGGTTTCATTTCGTACTAAGTACTTTCTATTTCATTCATTAAACGGTTTCGTTAATTGTGGCCCAAGAATGCCCTGGCTTTTACCGACCTCTCTGACTGCCCATAATTATTTGCATGGTCCTCTTTAATTTTTCGTTGACTTGTCTTGAGTATGTGTAACCAGTTTTGGGTCGTCGGTTGCCATACTCGTTCTGGGCAACCCAGATACATGGATTATGGCCGGAATGGAGCTGGTGTGGTGCCCGTTAGGCGGCGGCAGGCACCgctacgtatacgtaatattgaAATGGGGCACCGGGCACCTGCAACGCAGAACCAGAGCCAAAATATACAAACTGGTTTCGGGCTTATCACACACCTTGCCTCCCAGTGGTAATATCTCGATGATGAACCATCATCatcacgatgatgatgatcttctttctaGGCCAATGATCTCTGGGCTCGTGGCAGATGATGCCCCTGCTCCAAGCTGCCGCATTACGTCACTGGGGGGCCCGAGGTTACTTGGAATCATGATGATTCAGTGGCGGCCACCTCGACTTTCACTTGACCAGCGCTAATTATCTCCCCACTAtctttctctctgtctctcttgCAGATTCTTGGTAAGAAATGAACACGTGCTGACCATTTTGGACCATCGAATTATGCCAAGACATTCGAGCACAATGAGCCGCCTTGTTCTGCCCCTGATCTTCAGCGTTTTGCTGTTCAGTAAGCCATTCCCATCACAGGCTCAGGATGAATCCCTGGCTGGCAGTTTCCTATCAGGTGAGAATTCTGTTAATTCCTTAATTTCTTTAGAATTCTAATGCTAATGAGTTTCTTATATAATTTGTCTGTCTTTTTAGGCCTTTTGGATACCATAACGAGCACCGCTGATTCCAAGGACTGTCCTGGAGTATGTGTCCACACGTTGGCCACTTTGATTTGCTACGAAGTTCTAGACGATGTGGCTTGCCCTTCGCCCAGCATGAAGTGCTGCATAGAGAATGCTCCAggtaatattaattataaataaattttattttacatcCTAATTAAATCATCTTCTCAGCCGGCAAGAATGTCACTGCTGTGAGAGCAACCACAACGCCGAAAACCACAACCACGGctagcaccaccaccacccagaGGACCACCACCACGGtggccaccaccagcaccacaaaGAGGACCACCACAACGAGCACCActccaaaaccaaagccaaagccacagACCAAGCGACCTGTCACCAGCTCCACCACAAAAGCCACGGCGGCCACCACAAAGAAACCCAGCACCACCAAGAAAGTGGCCACTGCCAAGCCCAAGGACAAGGAGGAGGCCACCAAGGCCGATGATGCAAACAGTAAGTTTGGGAGAACCAACttctttataatttatttcccCAACTTCTAAAGTACCATGCTAGAGGTCTTTAAGTCGCAATTTTCAGAATATGTGATTCCAAATCcttatatatttcaatactTTCAGAAGACTGCACTGGAGTTTGTGTGGCCGACCGCATCGCGGAGTACTGTGAGGCCTATTTGACCAGCGACGGACTGTGCAAGGAGGGCACCAAGTGCTGCGTCTCCCTGGATGAGTATTCCAATGGCAAGCTTCCCAAGGATATCTACATTCCAGCCAGTAAGTAATCCCCATTGAATGATACCCCTTAAACTTAACAAACTTTCGATTCGCCCATAGAACACATGGGCAACTTGAAGCCCAACCAGACGCTGTCCGAGAAATCGGCTCCCGCAAAGAGTTCCAGCACGTCCACAAGTAGCACCActagcaccaccagcaccaccacaacgCCAGAACCGGCTAGAACCAACAATAGTTCTCCGAAGCCGAGCAAGCACAAGAAGCACCCGACCACCACAACGACGGAGGcagccgaggaggaggaggatcagGAGACGGAGGAGGatggcgaggaggaggagccgccACTGAGCAACAAGCTGAAGTCCGGACAAGGTCAGGGCCAGGTGCTGAAGGAGTGCGAGGGCGAGTGCATGAATGGCATATTTGCGATCTTCTGTGATGACATCGATTCCGATGCCTTCTGTCCCGGCGAGGGAAGCTGTTGTGTGACTGGAGGTGCCTCGGAGGCACCGCCCTCCTCCAAGGCTCCGCCCACCAAGCCGGCCATCAAGCATGCTCCCAAGCCAGCAGCCAAGCCCGCTCGTCCCGCGtctccaccgccgccacccCCATCTTCGACCtctggaggcggaggaggcgggGACTTCCTCTCCCAAATCATATCCTTTGCGGAGAGCACTCTGAACTCGCCAtctccaccaccgccgccacctcAGGCTCCGGTTCAGGTGCCTCGCTGTCCGGGATTCTGTCTGCTCAACATTATGGCCGCCTTCTGCGAGAGACCCTCGGTGCTGGTTTCCACACCCACCACCTGTGCCAAGGGATCCGTGTGCTGCGACAACTCAAGGGCCGGAGCTCCCAAGCCCAAGTTGCCACCACCCACGCCCTCGCCGACGGCCCCGCCCACTGCTCCGCCATATGTCCTGCCCAATACCCCCAGTCCCGATCCGCGAGAGGAATGCCCAGGATCCTGCATCGTCAGCCTGCTCAGCTTCACTTGCTTCAGTAAGTAGTGATTGGACTCCATGTTGGGTTTCTTTGAGTAATACATAATTCCCCATAGAAAACGCCGAGATGACTGACATGTTCCGCTGCAAGCGTTCCGGCCAGATTTGCTGTGCGCCCAAGAGCAAGATCCTCGAGAAGCAGCAATTCCAGACGCGCAACGACACCGCCTACTACCCGGCACCACCCCCACCGCCCATTGGTCCACCCCAGGCATATCCCCCACAGACACCACCCTACTCGTACATGAACAACGCACCGCCACAGGGACCACCACCTCAGATGGCGCCACACCACCCCAATCCCTAccagccaccgccgccggcgCCCAACTACGGAGATTACTATCCAGTTTCCGGACCAGGTCTTCCGCAACAACCTCAGCCCCCCATGACCACGCCTccgacgacgacaacaaccacCACGACTCCAAGGCCACATGTCTACTCCAAGTATGTGTGTGGTGTGAAGGGAACTCTGCGAACGGGCAGATCCCAGGCTCTATCCCTGGTCTCCTACGCCCGTGCCAAGTACGGAGTACAGAGAACAGCTCGCCAGATGACCTCCGCCGCCGGATACTCTCCGAACTTCAACAAATCCAATGAGCGATTGGTCCTGGGATCCGCCATTGTGCCCATCCAGATTCACAACGATAAACTGGGTGACCTAGTGGAGTCAAGTAGTCTGCAGAGCAACCAACTGCGCTCGTATCACAATCACCAAGCTCAGGCGGATCAGCCGGATCTGGTCTATCCGGAGTACTATCAACAGAGATCGCTTTACGGACTCCAGTCGAACTTCAGCGGTAGACGAAGGGCACGAGTGGTGGGAGGAGAGGATGGCGAGAATGGAGAGTGGTGCTGGCAGGTGGCGTTGATCAACTCCTTGAATCAGTACCTCTGTGGAGCAGCTTTGATCGGAACCCAGTGGGTGCTCACAGCGGCCCATTGTGTTACCAAGTAAGTGGTTACCCCTTTGCCAAGCCAGATATGATTCCTAATACTATTCCTGTTCCAGCATTGTCCGTTCCGGAGATGCTATCTATGTGCGAGTAGGTGACTACGATCTGACCCGCAAGTACGGCAGTCCAGGAGCGCAGACACTGCGCGTGGCCACCACCTACATCCACCACAACCACAATAGCCAGACCCTGGACAACGACATCGCTCTCCTGAAGCTCCATGGTCAAGCGGAGCTGCGGGACGGAGTGTGCCTGGTGTGTCTTCCTGCACGAGGAGTGAGCCATGCGGCGGGCAAGCGATGCACAGTGACCGGATACGGATACATGGGAGAAGGTACTTACTTGATCCTAAGGATTACATCGGAAACTTCTAACTTCTGGTCGTATTTTAAGCTGGTCCCATTCCACTGCGAGTGCGCGAGGCGGAGATTCCCATCGTGAGCGATACGGAGTGCATCCGGAAGGTGAACGCCGTGACGGAGAAGATCTTCATCCTGCCCGCCTCCAGTTTCTGTGCCGGCGGCGAGGAGGGACACGACGCCTGCCAGGGCGATGGAGGTGGTCCTCTAGTTTGCCAAGATGATGGATTCTACGAGCTGGCCGGCCTCGTCTCCTGGGGATTCGGCTGCGGGCGGCAGGATGTGCCCGGCGTCTATGTGAAGACGTCCTCGTTCATCGGCTGGATCAACCAGATCATCAGCGTGAATAACTTATAGTGAGGACACACTCGCAAAAGGACACACTGACACCATGTGCGGGAGGAACCCCGCTCTTGTGGCGATTGCCAGGACTAAGGACTAGCCTGGTGTAGCCTACGATTGTTTCCAGGGGTTCCCGCTCTTCGACTGCTAACGTAACTCCATCCTAGTGTAATCTATTCATACCTAAACCTAAATCTAATGGCTCCAAATCCAGAATGCAACTATATTAACTATTACGATTATCGGTAGCGTAGACGGCAATCTTTAAAAGTATTCCCCTATTTGATAACGCCCTATGGTAAACTGTTTttgtatatacaaaataaatacaaaaaatctTCAGTTATATAGGCATTTACTATATTGAAGGCTGGGTAAAAGTGAGAACTTTAATGGGGGATTTTTTTCATAATGTTTAATAGTTAAGTACGTTACAAATGTTTTTCGCTTTCCATAGGAAACTGCTTACAAAAGtcttataattatatattttttaccaaaaaaatatttgaatatttccgAAGGAAAACGAATTTTGATTTCcaagactaaaaaaaatgcacttaCATAATGATTCATGTGATAT
This genomic interval from Drosophila teissieri strain GT53w chromosome 3L, Prin_Dtei_1.1, whole genome shotgun sequence contains the following:
- the LOC122617268 gene encoding protein masquerade isoform X1; amino-acid sequence: MPRHSSTMSRLVLPLIFSVLLFSKPFPSQAQDESLAGSFLSGLLDTITSTADSKDCPGVCVHTLATLICYEVLDDVACPSPSMKCCIENAPAGKNVTAVRATTTPKTTTTASTTTTQRTTTTVATTSTTKRTTTTSTTPKPKPKPQTKRPVTSSTTKATAATTKKPSTTKKVATAKPKDKEEATKADDANKDCTGVCVADRIAEYCEAYLTSDGLCKEGTKCCVSLDEYSNGKLPKDIYIPAKHMGNLKPNQTLSEKSAPAKSSSTSTSSTTSTTSTTTTPEPARTNNSSPKPSKHKKHPTTTTTEAAEEEEDQETEEDGEEEEPPLSNKLKSGQGQGQVLKECEGECMNGIFAIFCDDIDSDAFCPGEGSCCVTGGASEAPPSSKAPPTKPAIKHAPKPAAKPARPASPPPPPPSSTSGGGGGGDFLSQIISFAESTLNSPSPPPPPPQAPVQVPRCPGFCLLNIMAAFCERPSVLVSTPTTCAKGSVCCDNSRAGAPKPKLPPPTPSPTAPPTAPPYVLPNTPSPDPREECPGSCIVSLLSFTCFKNAEMTDMFRCKRSGQICCAPKSKILEKQQFQTRNDTAYYPAPPPPPIGPPQAYPPQTPPYSYMNNAPPQGPPPQMAPHHPNPYQPPPPAPNYGDYYPVSGPGLPQQPQPPMTTPPTTTTTTTTPRPHVYSKYVCGVKGTLRTGRSQALSLVSYARAKYGVQRTARQMTSAAGYSPNFNKSNERLVLGSAIVPIQIHNDKLGDLVESSSLQSNQLRSYHNHQAQADQPDLVYPEYYQQRSLYGLQSNFSGRRRARVVGGEDGENGEWCWQVALINSLNQYLCGAALIGTQWVLTAAHCVTNIVRSGDAIYVRVGDYDLTRKYGSPGAQTLRVATTYIHHNHNSQTLDNDIALLKLHGQAELRDGVCLVCLPARGVSHAAGKRCTVTGYGYMGEAGPIPLRVREAEIPIVSDTECIRKVNAVTEKIFILPASSFCAGGEEGHDACQGDGGGPLVCQDDGFYELAGLVSWGFGCGRQDVPGVYVKTSSFIGWINQIISVNNL
- the LOC122617268 gene encoding protein masquerade isoform X2, which gives rise to MPRHSSTMSRLVLPLIFSVLLFSKPFPSQAQDESLAGSFLSGLLDTITSTADSKDCPGVCVHTLATLICYEVLDDVACPSPSMKCCIENAPAGKNVTAVRATTTPKTTTTASTTTTQRTTTTVATTSTTKRTTTTSTTPKPKPKPQTKRPVTSSTTKATAATTKKPSTTKKVATAKPKDKEEATKADDANNCTGVCVADRIAEYCEAYLTSDGLCKEGTKCCVSLDEYSNGKLPKDIYIPAKHMGNLKPNQTLSEKSAPAKSSSTSTSSTTSTTSTTTTPEPARTNNSSPKPSKHKKHPTTTTTEAAEEEEDQETEEDGEEEEPPLSNKLKSGQGQGQVLKECEGECMNGIFAIFCDDIDSDAFCPGEGSCCVTGGASEAPPSSKAPPTKPAIKHAPKPAAKPARPASPPPPPPSSTSGGGGGGDFLSQIISFAESTLNSPSPPPPPPQAPVQVPRCPGFCLLNIMAAFCERPSVLVSTPTTCAKGSVCCDNSRAGAPKPKLPPPTPSPTAPPTAPPYVLPNTPSPDPREECPGSCIVSLLSFTCFKNAEMTDMFRCKRSGQICCAPKSKILEKQQFQTRNDTAYYPAPPPPPIGPPQAYPPQTPPYSYMNNAPPQGPPPQMAPHHPNPYQPPPPAPNYGDYYPVSGPGLPQQPQPPMTTPPTTTTTTTTPRPHVYSKYVCGVKGTLRTGRSQALSLVSYARAKYGVQRTARQMTSAAGYSPNFNKSNERLVLGSAIVPIQIHNDKLGDLVESSSLQSNQLRSYHNHQAQADQPDLVYPEYYQQRSLYGLQSNFSGRRRARVVGGEDGENGEWCWQVALINSLNQYLCGAALIGTQWVLTAAHCVTNIVRSGDAIYVRVGDYDLTRKYGSPGAQTLRVATTYIHHNHNSQTLDNDIALLKLHGQAELRDGVCLVCLPARGVSHAAGKRCTVTGYGYMGEAGPIPLRVREAEIPIVSDTECIRKVNAVTEKIFILPASSFCAGGEEGHDACQGDGGGPLVCQDDGFYELAGLVSWGFGCGRQDVPGVYVKTSSFIGWINQIISVNNL